Part of the Falco biarmicus isolate bFalBia1 chromosome 4, bFalBia1.pri, whole genome shotgun sequence genome, TTACTGTGCAGAAGCAATTAGGGAGCCGGTCTCTGGCCAAGACTTTTCCAAGGAGCTGGCAGAGCGGAGTGGGGGTGCCGGGAAGGCGAGGGCTGTGCTGAAGGACAGAAGATGGTTTTGGCTGCTCAGGAAGCCGCAGCTccttccccacagctgcctgtgccGATAGcggggctgggcagccctggcactggCTCTGCCGCCAGCGCAGCGCCCGCTCCTCAGCCAGGAGGGAGGCGAAGCAGCACAGCGCATGGTGGCATGTCCAGGGGTGAGTCCCAGGGGAGCAGTGTCTGTCGGGGCTGGGCACACAGCGGGGAAGCTCTTTCCCCGTGATTCATGCTCCTATCTCAGGAGCCCAAACGGTGCAAAGGGCTCAGCTGGCGTTAGGGAAGAGCGCGGTCGGGAATCACACggcctggccaggctgggctgggtgtgAGCACCACGGAGCTTTCGCAGCGGTGAGGGTAGCAATGCCACCCTGGCGGAGGGCACACTGCCACAAGGAGGTGTGTGAACCGGGTTCTCCCtcccagggaggaggaggaggtgagcaAAGCAATGGTGCCGCCTCGCTGAGCCCGCTGCGCTCTCAGGACGAGGTGGCAGGGTAGGTGCTGCCCATGGGTGCGGGACTCATCGCTCCCACACACCCTCCCagaggggagctgtggggctCAGAGGGCTCCCAGGGGGTCTGGTGGCGGATGCCAGCTCTGTTGTGGGGCTCAGAGGGCTCCCAGGGGGTCTGGTGGGGGATGCCAGCTCTGTTGTGGGGCTCAGAGGGCTCCCAGGGGGTCTGTCGGGGGATGCCAGCTCTGTTGCACGCGGTGCTTGCGTGAGCAGAAAGGCGATGTGTAGGTGAGTGCCTGCTGTGCCCAAGCGTCTCAGCTGTCCCCTCCAGGCCATGCaggtccctgccctgctcctgctcatCCTCCTGGCCCTGGGCACCACGGAcgggctgccctgcccctcgGAGATGAACAAAGTCAAAGATCTGCTGGAGCTGAactgcacagggctggctctCAGCGCGGTGCCCTCAGACCTGCCTGAGGACATGGGCATCCTGCTGCTCAGTGCCAACCACCTGACATCCCTCTCCACCGACACCTTCCTGAGCttcacccagctgcaggacctCGACCTGTCCGACAACAAGCTGGTGGCTCTGCATACGGGGTCGCAGCTGACATCCCTGAAGGAGCTGATCCTCTCCTACAACGAGCTGAAGGACCTGCCCgccctgcaggctctgcccGGGCTCACCCGCCTGGCCGTGGCCCACAACAGCCTGGTGGCACTGGCCCCAGAGGCTTTCCGTGCCGTGCCGCTGCTGCAGGACCTGGACCTGCGAGGGAACCAGCTGCAGACGCTGCCCAAGGAGGTCTTTGGAGGGCTGGAGGCTCTCAAGGAACTGGACCTCTCAGACAACCTCCTGGAGGAGCTCCCcaaggagctgctgtggggtCTGAAACGTCTGGAGACCCTCTGGCTCTCGGGGAACCGCCTGCAGACCCTGCCCGCTGGCTTCTTCCCGGAGAGCCACTTCTTCATGTACGTCTTCCTGACTGAGAACCCCTGGCACTGCGAGTGCAACCTGCGCTACCTGCGGGCCTGGATCAGGTCCAACGAAGGCAGTGTCTACCAGCCAGAGCGGAGCCTGGAGGAGACAAAGGTGGAGGTTGCCCCTGAGAAGgtgctgtgccacagccctgccGAGCATCAGCGGAAGCCCGTCATCCACTTCAAACCCAACTGTGGCAATGTGGgggatgaggatgaggaggaagaggaagaatatGGCTATGGGGAAGAAACGATGGAGAAAAATATCATGATCACCTCCCACACACACCCGTCCACCCCCAAAGAGCCCACCACCATGCCCCGTGCTGTTACCTGGCCTCCCCTCGCTGCCACAAGACCCCCCTCCAGCACCCCTTGTAGCTCCACCCTCACCTCAAGCACTTCTCTTGCGACTTCAAGcaccagcactcccagcacCACCACTCCTGCGCCAACCAGTCCCACCGTCACACCCACACCGACCCCCAGCACTCCCGCCAGTACCCCACGCAGACCCACCACCCCCGTCTCTGCCACCTCACCGCCAACCACCATGAGCACCAGACCTCCCCGCGCCAGCAGCCATCCCCAAACCGCCCTCACCgccagtgctgccagcacccatgCCCCTCGCATGGTGGCCACCAGCACATTTTCCACCGCCTCCACAGCAGTGCCTTCTGCTGCCGGGCTAGAGGCCTCTTCCACTGTCAGATCTTCATCTCCTCCTCTAATGCTGACAATGCCAACGGTCTCCACCACCATGCTTTCCACTCCTGCCCCAACACCGCCAGGTCCCCTGGACACCACACGCTTCACCCAGCCTGCACCTTCCCCTCCACCTGAACCTTCCCCTCCACCTGCACCTTCCCCTCCACCTGCACCTTCCCCTCCACCTGTGCCTCTGCCACACTGCCCGTGCTCCACCCCAGCGCTGGACGTCCCCATGCTGCGCTCACGGGCAGGTGGGGAGGGTCCGCAGTGGGGGCAATGGGTGCTGAGGAACTGCTGTCTACTGCACTGGGTGCTCTACCTGGTGTCCTtggctctgctggtgctgaCCGTGCTGGCTCTAGCAGGCTGGCTGGCGTGGATGTGGCTGGCAAGCCGGACCCCCTGGCACAAGCCCCTGCAGACCCAAGAGGTGCGGGAGCCACTGCTGAGGTGGAGGGGGGTGACCGGGAGCCCTGCAATGCATCTCAGCAGCTTCAAAAGCCCCCTCCGGCGCCCCACGTTCTGTACCATCAAGGAAGTAGAGCTGTGCCCTGAGGTCATCTACTGCACCATTAAAGACCTGGGAATGCAGCACGGTCCTCCTGCACGTTCCTCCTTCTGCACCACAAAGGAGCTGTGGGTCCACCACAGTCCCCCGAGCGCTTCCTTCAAGTCTTTCTCCGGGAAGCTGGTGGCTGCAGACCTGGGCCCCCCATGGACCTCTTCTGCTTACAGCCTGGACAGGGGCGTTGAGGCCATCGGTGAGGTCAGGGTGAAATACGCCGGCAACACCTTGTGAATGCTTCTGCGTGCGaggagaaaggggggggggtgtcatGGCTCTGCTTCACCCCCCTTGTTTTACAAAAGATCCGCTTGCTCAGGGGAagccagccagctcctcctAGTAGTGTGCTCCCGTTCCCTGAGGTTTCTAGATCTGAAATTATCCCTCAGGCACTCGGGCAGGGGGACACAGTGTCCTCAGTGGGTCGGTGATGGTCTGCCATCAGTGATGCTGCCACTGCCCGGCTTGGGTCCAGCACTCGTGTTTGGGGGATGCAGGTAGACGCGCTACGCTTTCAGCTGTCAGCCACAGAATAAATGTTCTCTTTGCTGCAATTTCAAGTGGCTGCTCCTTTCACTGCCTTGGACCTCCCGCAGTCCTGGCGGGGTACGGGGAGTGACAGATTTGTCTTCAGAGCTTGGAAGAGTGAAGCCAGCGAGGAAAAGTCCACTTCACGCCGGCTCCTTGGCTTTTGCCCCAGATGCACCATCCTTCCCTGTGGGATTGAATTAAATGGGCAAAGCATCCCAACTGTCCCAACAGCTGCGTGCCCAGCTGTCACCTAATGAGCTCGGGAACCAGGGGTGCCAGTGCCCCTGTACAACCCATGGTGGGATGGCTGGAaatggaggaggagggctggaggCTTCAGAGGCGACGGATTTGTAAGGGATCACACCAGGACAGTGCCCAGGGGCTGGCCAGACTTTGTGGCCACCTGTGGAGAAGTCACCCACACATTTTGGCAGGTGTGAGAGACCCTCAGGGGGAGCCAAGAGAGCCCCCAGGAGCCCCCAACTCCTGCCACAGTGGCTGACAGGAGCTGGGCAAGGCTAAGCCCCCCCCAGCTATGTAAGGAGCCCAAGGGAGCGCGGGTGCCCAGGTGGCAGGTGACATGGCACGGCAGTTTGCAGGGGACACGCAGGCAGGGCACCGCGGTGCTGCCATGCGCCCTGGCCACAGGGACCAGCAGGCGCCTGAGCTGGGCCAGCAGGGGCGTAGCCAGTGGACCAAGGGGGGTGACCAcccccctctgctcagcaccccTCAGACCACATCTGAAATACTATTTGGGGGAACCATGAGAAGCTGCAGCTCTCCCCTACACACCCCGGCGTGCCCGATTCTCCCCTACACACCCCGGGGTGCCCGATTCTCCCCTACGCATCCCGGCGTGCCCGATTCTCCCCTACACACCCCGGCGTGCCCGATTCTGCCCTACACACCCCGGCGTGCCCGATTCTCCCCTACACACCCCGGCATGCCCGATTCTCCCCTACGCATCCCGGCGTGCCCGATTCTCCCCTACACATCCCGGGGTGCCCGATTCTGCCCTACACACCCTGGCATGCCCGATTCTCCCCTACGCATCCCGGCGTGCCCGATTCTCCCCTACGCATCCCGGCGTGCCCGATTCTCCCCTACACATCCCGGGGTGCCCGATTCTCCCCTACACACCCTGGCATGCCCGATTCTCCCCTACACATCCCGGCGTGCCCGATTCTCCCCTACACACCCGGGGGTGCCTGATTCTCCCCTACACATCCCGGCGTGCCCGATTCTCCCCTACACACCCCGGGGTGCCCGATTCTCCCCTACACATCCCGGCGTGCCCGATTCTCCCCTACGCATCCCGGGAGCCCGATTCCCTCCCCAAAGGTACCACCCAGCATCTCCCAGAAGCCCCATTACCTCCGCCTCACCCTGCAAATCCTCCCTCGGATTCTCCCACCTCTCCAAACAACTCGAGGAAGACCAGCCCTCCCAGAACCACCCAGGACCCCCAAAGCCCCCAGGACCCCCCGGTGCCCCTTACCTCCCCTGCCATCTACCCCTCCAAACCCTGGCACCTCTAGGACCTCCTGTGCACCCAAGATGCCTCTCAGTCCCGAGACACATGAGCCCCAGCGCCCCCCACCCATCTCCTggtccccaccaccccccacccaggaCACTCAGCCCGTTGGtctcctgctctcctcctgctccttgcAAGAAGCACCTGGACGTCTTGTTTCCCCACCAGAAACATCACCCAGACGGGCAGGTCAGGAGCCACTTTTATTTAGCCGAAGTGTGTGTGGAGAGGAACTGGGGGATCCCCAGCTCCCAGTAAGGGCTCAGGGGAGGTGAATAAGTATTCCTGGAGGCATAGGATTGTGGTGTGTGGGGTCTTTGTGTCCCACAGGGTCCCTACAGTCTAGGGCATTTACCCTTGGGGTGGGCACGCTGCCTGAAACCACAGGAGGAACCCATTCTGGGAGAGGGATCTGGGGGTGATTTTGTCTGATAGAGGTGCCCATGGATGCTACCTGGGGATCCCAGTATGGGGTGCGGAGCTTTTAAGCCCCCCTAAGTATTATTGGGGGTTTCAGGTGATGTCAAAGGGTCCTCAAGGCAGCTAGGGCCACGCAAGGCAGGGGGTACAGTGAGGACACAGGCTTTGAGGTCAGTATAAGCATGGGGTAAGGTGCCCCGGGTGATCCAGCGCCGAGTGCCCGGCTGGTAGGCGTGGATCAGGTGGGTGTCCTGGTAGGTCTCATGACTGTACCCTCCCAGTACGAGCAGTTCCCCCCCTAGCACAGCTGCACCCCCCACTACATGAGCATGAGGCAGGGGGCTGAGGAGGACCCAGATGTTCAGCTTGGGGCTGTAGACCTCAAAAGCCAGCTGGTCACTGTAG contains:
- the GP1BA gene encoding platelet glycoprotein Ib alpha chain isoform X1 → MVACPGAMQVPALLLLILLALGTTDGLPCPSEMNKVKDLLELNCTGLALSAVPSDLPEDMGILLLSANHLTSLSTDTFLSFTQLQDLDLSDNKLVALHTGSQLTSLKELILSYNELKDLPALQALPGLTRLAVAHNSLVALAPEAFRAVPLLQDLDLRGNQLQTLPKEVFGGLEALKELDLSDNLLEELPKELLWGLKRLETLWLSGNRLQTLPAGFFPESHFFMYVFLTENPWHCECNLRYLRAWIRSNEGSVYQPERSLEETKVEVAPEKVLCHSPAEHQRKPVIHFKPNCGNVGDEDEEEEEEYGYGEETMEKNIMITSHTHPSTPKEPTTMPRAVTWPPLAATRPPSSTPCSSTLTSSTSLATSSTSTPSTTTPAPTSPTVTPTPTPSTPASTPRRPTTPVSATSPPTTMSTRPPRASSHPQTALTASAASTHAPRMVATSTFSTASTAVPSAAGLEASSTVRSSSPPLMLTMPTVSTTMLSTPAPTPPGPLDTTRFTQPAPSPPPEPSPPPAPSPPPAPSPPPVPLPHCPCSTPALDVPMLRSRAGGEGPQWGQWVLRNCCLLHWVLYLVSLALLVLTVLALAGWLAWMWLASRTPWHKPLQTQEVREPLLRWRGVTGSPAMHLSSFKSPLRRPTFCTIKEVELCPEVIYCTIKDLGMQHGPPARSSFCTTKELWVHHSPPSASFKSFSGKLVAADLGPPWTSSAYSLDRGVEAIGEVRVKYAGNTL
- the GP1BA gene encoding platelet glycoprotein Ib alpha chain isoform X2; this encodes MQVPALLLLILLALGTTDGLPCPSEMNKVKDLLELNCTGLALSAVPSDLPEDMGILLLSANHLTSLSTDTFLSFTQLQDLDLSDNKLVALHTGSQLTSLKELILSYNELKDLPALQALPGLTRLAVAHNSLVALAPEAFRAVPLLQDLDLRGNQLQTLPKEVFGGLEALKELDLSDNLLEELPKELLWGLKRLETLWLSGNRLQTLPAGFFPESHFFMYVFLTENPWHCECNLRYLRAWIRSNEGSVYQPERSLEETKVEVAPEKVLCHSPAEHQRKPVIHFKPNCGNVGDEDEEEEEEYGYGEETMEKNIMITSHTHPSTPKEPTTMPRAVTWPPLAATRPPSSTPCSSTLTSSTSLATSSTSTPSTTTPAPTSPTVTPTPTPSTPASTPRRPTTPVSATSPPTTMSTRPPRASSHPQTALTASAASTHAPRMVATSTFSTASTAVPSAAGLEASSTVRSSSPPLMLTMPTVSTTMLSTPAPTPPGPLDTTRFTQPAPSPPPEPSPPPAPSPPPAPSPPPVPLPHCPCSTPALDVPMLRSRAGGEGPQWGQWVLRNCCLLHWVLYLVSLALLVLTVLALAGWLAWMWLASRTPWHKPLQTQEVREPLLRWRGVTGSPAMHLSSFKSPLRRPTFCTIKEVELCPEVIYCTIKDLGMQHGPPARSSFCTTKELWVHHSPPSASFKSFSGKLVAADLGPPWTSSAYSLDRGVEAIGEVRVKYAGNTL